The following coding sequences are from one Clostridioides difficile ATCC 9689 = DSM 1296 window:
- a CDS encoding bifunctional ADP-dependent NAD(P)H-hydrate dehydratase/NAD(P)H-hydrate epimerase produces the protein MLIGTSKLSRNVDTACVEEVGIPMIVLMENAVISAMKNMDIDMYNSYTVVCGVGNNGGDGLGIARHLNTYGKEVNVFLVGNLEKLSECSKINYNVLLNMGINIININKNDLSEKNYGDENEVDKIIKVEKQNIIKNKNLTIFKDRVSKSDVVVDAIFGTGLKRDITGIFKEVIDIVNDNSKNTYSIDIPSGIDSDNGNVLGTCIRANKTISFEFYKRGFLNYDTSTLIGDVVVEKIGVPDFITRKYHDEEFITDKTFVKNNIRRRDKHGFKSDFGKVSIVAGSKGFYGASFIATESAVKSGSGLVTLISSEDVQEKVSIRLTEAMTLNFEEERLNKLLNSSDAIGFGPGMGDNSQTFDKLLKIVENSNCPIVLDADGLNVMKDRCYKFLEWKNRFVITPHLGEMARLTGDSIGYIREHRVDVAKEFAQKYNLVVLLKGYQTVITDGKKTYINPTGNSCMATGGMGDCLLGMITSFIGQGMDILEATVSGAYIHGYIGDKLSKAMYTVNATDLISNISLTMKELLDI, from the coding sequence ATGCTAATAGGTACATCTAAATTAAGCAGAAATGTTGATACTGCATGTGTAGAAGAAGTAGGGATTCCAATGATTGTATTGATGGAAAATGCGGTTATATCTGCAATGAAAAATATGGATATAGACATGTATAATAGTTACACAGTTGTATGTGGTGTTGGAAATAATGGAGGAGATGGTCTTGGAATAGCAAGACATCTAAATACATATGGAAAAGAAGTAAACGTATTTTTAGTAGGTAATCTTGAAAAACTAAGTGAATGCTCTAAAATAAATTACAATGTACTTTTAAATATGGGAATTAATATTATAAATATTAATAAAAATGATTTAAGTGAAAAAAATTATGGAGATGAAAATGAAGTAGATAAAATTATTAAAGTTGAGAAACAAAATATTATAAAAAATAAAAATTTAACAATTTTTAAAGATAGAGTATCTAAAAGTGATGTTGTAGTAGATGCTATATTTGGGACTGGATTAAAACGTGATATAACTGGTATTTTTAAAGAAGTTATTGACATAGTAAACGATAATAGTAAAAATACATATTCTATAGATATTCCTTCAGGTATAGATAGCGATAATGGAAATGTATTAGGAACTTGTATTAGAGCAAACAAAACGATTAGCTTTGAGTTTTATAAAAGAGGTTTTCTAAACTATGACACTAGCACACTTATAGGTGATGTAGTTGTAGAAAAGATAGGTGTTCCAGATTTTATTACAAGAAAATACCATGATGAAGAGTTCATAACTGATAAGACTTTTGTAAAAAATAATATTAGAAGAAGAGATAAGCATGGTTTTAAAAGTGATTTTGGAAAAGTATCTATAGTTGCAGGTTCAAAAGGATTTTATGGTGCAAGTTTCATAGCAACTGAATCTGCTGTTAAGAGTGGGAGTGGACTTGTAACATTAATTAGTAGTGAAGATGTGCAAGAAAAGGTATCTATTAGACTTACAGAAGCAATGACTTTAAATTTTGAAGAAGAAAGATTAAATAAATTACTTAATTCTAGTGATGCAATTGGTTTTGGTCCAGGTATGGGAGATAATAGTCAAACATTTGATAAATTACTTAAGATAGTAGAAAATTCTAATTGCCCAATAGTATTAGATGCAGATGGATTGAACGTTATGAAGGACAGATGTTATAAGTTTTTAGAATGGAAAAATAGATTTGTAATTACACCTCATTTGGGAGAAATGGCCAGGTTGACAGGAGATTCAATTGGGTATATAAGAGAACATAGAGTAGATGTTGCAAAAGAATTTGCTCAAAAATATAATCTGGTGGTGCTTTTAAAAGGTTATCAAACTGTCATAACAGATGGTAAAAAAACATATATAAATCCTACAGGAAATAGCTGTATGGCAACTGGTGGAATGGGTGATTGTTTGCTTGGAATGATTACTTCATTTATAGGTCAAGGTATGGATATATTGGAAGCTACAGTTAGTGGAGCATATATACATGGCTATATAGGAGATAAATTGAGCAAAGCAATGTATACGGTAAATGCTACGGATTTAATAAGTAACATTTCATTAACAATGAAAGAGTTGTTGGATATATAA
- a CDS encoding glucose-1-phosphate adenylyltransferase, whose protein sequence is MKKEMLAMILAGGQGSRLGVFTKRIAKPAVSFGGKYRIIDFVLSNCSNSGIDTVGVLTQYRPLILNSHIGMGSHWDLDRINGGVYVLQPFMNEKEGNWYNGTAHAIYQNMDFVDTYNPEYVLILSGDHIYKMDYSKMLKFHKEKGSKATIAVIEVPWDEASRFGIMNTNEDSSIYEFEEKPSEPKSNLASMGVYIFDWKMLRNYFKEAEKNPEINYDDFGKNLIPKMLEDNVGMYAYPFKGYWRDVGTIQSLWDANMDIIKSPETLDLADPKWKIYTNTMAMPPQYIGKNANVHRSMIADGCRILGEVGNSVLSHGVVVGKGSKVIDSVIMPNVVIGENVTIEKAMIGECATINDNVQIKNVNNEINVVSEYENIEPRCVLIEGGL, encoded by the coding sequence ATGAAAAAAGAGATGTTAGCTATGATTTTGGCAGGAGGGCAAGGTTCAAGATTAGGTGTTTTTACAAAAAGAATTGCCAAACCAGCTGTATCATTTGGAGGTAAGTATAGAATTATAGATTTTGTGTTAAGCAATTGTTCAAACTCTGGTATTGATACTGTAGGTGTTTTAACTCAATATAGACCGTTGATATTAAATTCACATATAGGAATGGGAAGTCATTGGGATTTGGACAGAATAAATGGTGGTGTCTATGTTTTACAACCATTTATGAATGAAAAAGAAGGAAATTGGTATAATGGTACAGCACATGCGATATATCAAAATATGGACTTTGTAGATACCTATAATCCAGAATATGTATTGATATTATCTGGTGACCATATATACAAGATGGATTATAGCAAAATGTTAAAATTTCATAAGGAAAAAGGCTCTAAAGCTACAATAGCAGTGATTGAAGTTCCTTGGGATGAAGCTTCAAGATTTGGGATAATGAATACAAATGAAGATTCAAGTATCTATGAATTTGAAGAAAAACCAAGTGAACCTAAGAGCAATTTGGCATCTATGGGAGTATACATATTTGATTGGAAAATGTTGAGAAATTATTTTAAGGAAGCAGAAAAAAATCCAGAAATAAATTATGATGATTTTGGAAAAAATTTAATACCTAAAATGTTAGAAGATAATGTTGGAATGTATGCTTATCCATTTAAAGGATACTGGAGAGATGTAGGAACTATACAAAGTCTATGGGATGCTAATATGGATATAATAAAATCTCCAGAAACACTTGATTTAGCAGACCCTAAATGGAAGATATATACAAATACTATGGCAATGCCTCCACAATATATAGGTAAAAATGCAAATGTTCATAGATCAATGATAGCTGATGGTTGTAGAATTTTAGGTGAAGTAGGTAACTCTGTATTATCACATGGAGTTGTTGTTGGAAAAGGAAGTAAAGTAATTGATTCAGTAATAATGCCAAATGTTGTAATAGGTGAAAATGTAACTATAGAAAAAGCTATGATAGGTGAGTGTGCAACTATAAATGATAATGTTCAGATAAAGAATGTAAATAATGAAATAAATGTAGTTTCTGAGTATGAAAATATCGAACCTAGATGCGTATTAATAGAAGGAGGTCTTTAA
- a CDS encoding SPFH domain-containing protein, with the protein MGTKIVLSIVLIVVVVAISLTCIRVIKQSKVGIIMRLGKFQKVAETGVHFLIPFLDKMAYVIDLREIVIDFPPQPVITKDNVTMQIDTVVYYKVTDPVRYVFEIANPIAAIENLTATTLRNIIGELDLDETLTSRDIINVKMRTILDEATDKWGIKVNRVELKNIMPPQDIQVAMEKQMRAERERREAILQAEGNKSAAILQAEGEKQSAILTAEAKKEAMVRVAEGEKESAILVAEGEAEAIRQTAIAKAQGEAEMIKRTQMATAEGLKLVFSAMKEADIDNNILALKSMEALEKMAEGKSTKLVLPSEAVNFLGTFKGIKEVMSDDNKEVLDIKEVLNDNESLKK; encoded by the coding sequence ATGGGTACTAAAATTGTTTTAAGTATTGTATTAATAGTAGTAGTCGTAGCAATAAGTTTAACTTGTATAAGAGTTATAAAACAATCTAAAGTAGGTATAATAATGAGACTTGGTAAGTTTCAAAAAGTAGCTGAAACAGGTGTACATTTCTTAATACCATTTTTAGATAAAATGGCATATGTAATTGACCTTAGAGAAATTGTAATAGATTTTCCACCTCAACCAGTTATAACTAAAGATAATGTAACTATGCAGATTGATACAGTTGTATATTATAAAGTTACAGACCCAGTTAGATATGTGTTTGAGATAGCTAATCCAATAGCTGCTATTGAAAATTTAACAGCTACAACACTAAGAAATATAATTGGTGAACTTGATTTAGATGAAACATTAACATCAAGAGATATAATAAATGTAAAAATGAGAACTATCCTTGATGAAGCAACAGATAAATGGGGTATAAAAGTAAATAGAGTAGAGTTAAAAAATATAATGCCTCCTCAGGATATTCAAGTTGCAATGGAAAAACAAATGAGAGCAGAAAGAGAAAGAAGAGAGGCAATACTTCAAGCAGAAGGTAATAAGTCAGCTGCAATACTTCAAGCTGAAGGTGAAAAACAATCTGCTATATTAACAGCAGAAGCCAAAAAAGAAGCTATGGTACGTGTAGCAGAAGGTGAAAAAGAATCTGCTATATTAGTGGCAGAAGGTGAAGCTGAAGCTATAAGACAGACAGCTATTGCTAAGGCACAAGGTGAAGCTGAAATGATAAAAAGAACTCAAATGGCAACAGCAGAAGGTTTAAAATTAGTTTTTTCAGCAATGAAAGAGGCTGATATAGACAATAATATTCTAGCATTAAAATCTATGGAAGCTCTTGAAAAAATGGCTGAAGGTAAGTCAACAAAACTGGTTTTACCTTCAGAAGCAGTTAATTTCCTAGGAACATTCAAAGGAATAAAGGAAGTTATGAGTGATGATAACAAAGAAGTACTTGATATAAAAGAAGTTTTAAATGATAATGAATCATTAAAAAAATAA
- a CDS encoding NfeD family protein, with protein MKLIWLIVAVLFGIAEMLTPSLTLIWFSVGAVILIFLSSFIESIFLQILIFAVISIAMLVVATKKIVKKDKGYKSNTNLQAMMSKKGIVTEEISPNNTGLVVVEHETWTAISIDGEKIEKGSTVEVLKIEGVKLVVKKVDATVNVTNQ; from the coding sequence ATGAAGTTAATATGGTTGATAGTAGCAGTCTTATTTGGAATAGCAGAAATGTTAACACCAAGCTTAACATTGATATGGTTTAGTGTAGGAGCTGTAATACTTATATTTTTAAGTAGCTTTATAGAGAGTATTTTCTTACAAATTTTAATATTTGCAGTAATTTCTATAGCAATGTTAGTCGTAGCTACTAAAAAAATAGTAAAAAAAGATAAAGGCTATAAATCTAACACTAATTTACAAGCAATGATGTCTAAAAAAGGTATTGTTACAGAAGAGATTTCTCCAAATAACACAGGTCTAGTTGTAGTTGAACATGAAACATGGACGGCTATTTCTATAGATGGTGAAAAGATAGAAAAAGGTTCTACAGTAGAAGTATTAAAAATTGAAGGGGTAAAATTAGTTGTTAAAAAAGTAGACGCCACAGTTAATGTGACAAACCAATAG